AGTACTGGAAGTAGGCCTCGGCGAGGCGCGAAAGCCGCCCCTCCCGGTCCTCGAGGAAAAGCCCCCCCTGGGCCAAGGCGCTCCCCAGGTTGTTCGCCGGCGTGCCCCAGGCGGCGTAGGCGGCGAGGCGGGCGTAGAGGCCCATCCCCTCCAGGTAGGCCATGAGGCGGGGGTCCCCCCGGTTCACCCGGGCGAGGTCGGCCAGGGCCACGGGGTGGCGGGCCATGAGGCGGAGGAGGTCCAGGGCGGCCCTTCTCGGGTCCCCACCCCCGTAGACGTAGAGGACGAGGTCGGGGCCCTCGGCCAAGGGCACCGCCACCGCGCGGGCGCTGGCCAAGACCCCGGCCACGGTCTCTTCCAGGGGAAGCCCCTCGTAGGGGGTGACCCGGGCGCGCAAGGCCTCGTCCTCGTAGACCACGGCCACCCGGAGGCCGGGCCTCAGGGCCCTAAGAAGCAGGACCTGGCCCGCCTCGTCGGCCCCGGGGCGGGCGGGGTAGCCCAGGGCCCGGGCCTCCCGGGGGCCTGGGGAGTTCCTCAGGGCGTCGTCCCAGACCGCCTCCAGGTAGACCCCCCGAAGGCCCCTCCAGGAGGCGAGGGCCTGGAGGACCCGAAGGTTCCGCTCCCGCCTCGAGGCGTCCCACCTCGGGACGACGCCGAAGAGGTAAAGCGCCCCGCCCCCACGGGCCTTCCAGGCGAGGAGGGGGGCGAGGCGGGCCAAGGCGTCCTCCGGGGCGAGGGGGAGGTGGCGGCTTGGCACAAGCCCCCCGTAGGCCAAGGCGTCCAGGCTCGCCACAAGCCCCCACCCGGGGGTGGCGAGGAGCCAGGCCCTCAAGGCCTCGAGGTCGGCCCCCTCCGGCCCCCGGTAGGCCTCCCGGGGCGGACAGAGGACCACCCCCCAGGCGCAGGGGGCGAGGTTGGGGGGACGGTCGTCCAGGGGAAGATAGAGGAGCTGGGCGAGGCCCAGGCCCCAGGCCACGAGAAGCGCCCAAAGGCGCGCCACGTCCGCCTAGCCCTTGACCTTTTCCGCCTCCTCCGCCAGGTAGCGCTCGGCCATCATGGCGGCGCGGGTGCCTGCCCCCACGCTCGTGGTGAGCTGGCGGTAGATGGGGTCGGCCACGTCCCCGGCGGCGAAGATGCCGGGTTCCGAGGTGAAGACCTCGTCCCGCACGGCGATGTACCCGTCGGGCCTGAGCTCCACCACCCCCTTGAGGAAAGCGGTGTTGGGCTCGTGGCCGATGAAGACGAAGACGCCGTCCGTGGGGTAGACGTACTCCTCCCCCGTCTTCAGGTTCTTAAGCCGCACCCCCGTCACCTGGTCCTCTCCCAGGATCTCGGTGACCACGTGGGAGAAGAGGAAGTGCATCTTGGGGTTCTGGAAGGCCCGCTTCTGGGCCACCTTGTTGGCCCTAAGCTCGTCCCGGCGGTGGACCAGGGTCACTTTTCGGGCGAACTTGGTGAGGAAGATCCCCTCCTCCACGGCGGCGTCCCCCCCACCCACCACGACCACCTCCTTGTCGCGGTAGAAGAAGCCGTCGCAGGTGGCGCAGGTGGAAACCCCCCGGCCGTAAAACTTGTCCTCCCCGGGGACCCCAAGCCGCCTCGGGTTCGCCCCCGTGGCCACGATCACCGCCCGGGCGCGGTAGTTCCGCTCGTAGCCCCGGACCAGGTAGCCCCCCTCGGCCTTCTCCAGGCCCAGGACCTCGTCCATGACGATCCGGGCCCCGAACTTCTCCGCCTGCTGCACCATGCGGCCCGCGAGCTCCGGCCCGGAAATGCCCTCGGGGAAGCCCGGGTAGTTCTCCACCTCGTCCGTCTGGGCGATCTGCCC
This region of Thermus thermophilus genomic DNA includes:
- the trxB gene encoding thioredoxin-disulfide reductase — translated: MEFNLSALGSTPTSEETYDVVIIGGGPAGLTAGIYAGRAQLKTVIVEKGLPGGQIAQTDEVENYPGFPEGISGPELAGRMVQQAEKFGARIVMDEVLGLEKAEGGYLVRGYERNYRARAVIVATGANPRRLGVPGEDKFYGRGVSTCATCDGFFYRDKEVVVVGGGDAAVEEGIFLTKFARKVTLVHRRDELRANKVAQKRAFQNPKMHFLFSHVVTEILGEDQVTGVRLKNLKTGEEYVYPTDGVFVFIGHEPNTAFLKGVVELRPDGYIAVRDEVFTSEPGIFAAGDVADPIYRQLTTSVGAGTRAAMMAERYLAEEAEKVKG
- a CDS encoding DUF4127 family protein; amino-acid sequence: MARLWALLVAWGLGLAQLLYLPLDDRPPNLAPCAWGVVLCPPREAYRGPEGADLEALRAWLLATPGWGLVASLDALAYGGLVPSRHLPLAPEDALARLAPLLAWKARGGGALYLFGVVPRWDASRRERNLRVLQALASWRGLRGVYLEAVWDDALRNSPGPREARALGYPARPGADEAGQVLLLRALRPGLRVAVVYEDEALRARVTPYEGLPLEETVAGVLASARAVAVPLAEGPDLVLYVYGGGDPRRAALDLLRLMARHPVALADLARVNRGDPRLMAYLEGMGLYARLAAYAAWGTPANNLGSALAQGGLFLEDREGRLSRLAEAYFQYWWGEVGRPWVRARFPEPLPEEARAVAEGFPRVELDGFWLDLRGLAFPWRRSFEAWPELALVPRRAGPALGR